Below is a window of Streptomyces qaidamensis DNA.
CCCAGACGCTGGAGACCGTCACCGCGGCGCTCCCGGCGGAGCAGTTCTCCCAGACGCTGCCGGGCTCGGGTGAGGCGCTGGGTCAGGGGCAGACGGCGGCCGGCGCCGGTCTGGCCGCCGCCCAGCCGGTCGCCGAGCAGGTGCTCGCCAACGGCCCGACGGGCCCGGCCGCCAAGCTGCTGGGCGGCCTGCCGGTGCAGGGAATGCCCACCCACGGCCTGCCGGTGAACGGCGTGCCGGTCGGCTGATCCTCCCGCCGAGGCGCACACACACGCCGATGGGGCGCACCCGCACGGGGTGCGCCCCATCGGCGTTCTCACATCAGGGGGTTCACCAGGCTGTCTGGGTCTTGCCCTGCACCTTGTCCTCCGAGGGCAGCACGATCCACAGCGCGATGTACAGCAGGAACTGCGGGCCGGGCAGCAGGCACGAGACGAGGAAGATCACGCGCATCGTCGTCGCGGAGGTGCCGAAGCGCCGTGCCAGCGCGGCGCACACTCCGCCGATCATGCGGCCGTGGGTGGGGCGGGCGAGGCGGGACATGTGCGACTCCTTCAACGTGGGTGTGCCTGGGGCTTCTCGTCCGAGTACCCCATCTGCACTCCACGCTACGGAGACGAAGGGGGCAAAGCGTCGCTCCACGGGGCGATCCCGACCCTGGGAATCGTCGGGGTCCGACCCTGAGCCGGCTCCTCCGGGGGGAGGGGCGCACGCAGCACACGGGCGGCGGTACGGCGGCGCAGCCAGGAGCGGCCCGCCGGGACCAGCGCGAGATGCGCGAGGGCCACGCCCACGGTGTTCAGGAACAGCGAGTCGACGTCGACGACCTGACCGGGCACACCGGTCTGCAGCAGCTCGATGCCCCAGGACAGCAGGGCGCCGGCCGCGACGGTGCGCAGCAGGGACGCCAGCGGCGAGACGACCAGCCTGCCGCTCACCATCGGCAGCAGCACGCCCAGCGGGGCGAGCAGCGCCAGCCCCTCGCCGATCCGACGGGCCGCCGCGGGCCAGCCCAGGGCGAGATCGGCCCGGATACCGGCGAACGGCCGCAGATTGGCGGGCATCACCCAGGGCACGTCCAGCGGCCGCAGTGTGAACCAGGCGACGAACGCGAGGTGGGCGACGAGGAGGACACCTCCTGTCACACGGATGCGGAACGCGGCGCTGCCGCCGATGGAGCCTTGACGCTGCACGCCCCCCTAGACGCGGCCTCCGGCAGGATCGGTTCCGGGAGGGGCCCCGACAGGCCTGTGAGGCATGCGCCACAACCCGGCCGGGTCACTCCCCGGCCACGCCCTTGGACGGCGGTTCCGTGCTGCCAGGCCGGGCCCGCACCTCATGCGTGCACTCGTAGCGGCGCGGTGCCTCGGTGCCGGGCCCGCCCAGGACCACCGAGCCGTCCCCCTCGGCCGCCGCCGAGTCGGAGAAGGTGCAGACGATCTGCGCCAGGGCGTACGAGGTGAGTCCGGCCGGGGTCGTGCTCAGCCGCAGCGTGTCCTCCGGGTCGCCGGGGCGCGGCCCGCCGACGGTGATGCCGTCGCGGACGGCCGTGCTGTAGCCGGCTTCCTTCTCGGCGGCCGACGGCGGTGTGGCGAGCTGGTCCAGCAGGCCCTGCGCGACGAGCATGCGCCGCTCGGAGTCGGCCGCGCCGTCCGGGACCCGCACGGTCCGGTCGACGGTCACCAGCGCGGACCCGCACAGCAGGAACACCTGCACCGACAGCCCCCGGGCCGCCTGCGTCGAGACGTCCGGCTCGGAGAGCGAGCACTGCACCCGCGAGGGCGCGGGCCCGAAGTTCGTCGGCACCTCCGTGGCCCGGATCCCGCAGCCGGCCAGCAGCACGGCGAGCGCCGGAACGGCCAGCAGACGGGGCACGGCCGTGAGACGGGCGGTCATCATGCGTCCCCCTTCGAGTCCTCGCCCTGGGGGCGGGAGGTGTCGCTCTCGGGCCTCAGCCCGTCCTCGGCGGGCTGCTCCTCCGCGGGGGACGTGCCGCGCGGGAGCCGCAGGGTGAACACCGCGCCGGAATCGGGCGAGTTGGCCGCGGTGATCTCGCCGCCGTGGATGTGGGCGTTCTCCAGCGCGATGGACAGACCCAGGCCGCTGCCCTCGGAACGCGGCCGGGAGGCGCTGGCCTTGTAGAAGCGGTCGAAGACGTGCGGCAGGACGTCCTCCGGGATGCCCGGCCCGTGGTCCTGCACCTCGATGACGATCGAGTCGTCCGCCTCCCGCACCGACACCCGCACCGGGGAGCCACCGTGCTTGAGCGCGTTGCCGATGAGGTTGGCCAGGATGACGTCCAGGCGGCGCGGATCCAGCCGGGCGTGCAGACCGCGCTCGGCGTCCAGCTCGACCGCGTCCAGCCAGGCCCGGGCGTCGATGCAGGCGGTGATCTGGTCGGCGAGGTCGACGTCGTCCAGCACGAGCCGGGCGGTGCCCGCGTCGAAGCGGGTGACCTCCATCAGGTTCTCGACCAGGTCGTTCAGCCGCCGCGTCTCGCTCACCACCAGCCGGACGGCGGGCTCGATCATCGGGTCCATGCTGCCGGTCTCCGCCTCCAGCTCCTCCTCCAGCACCTCCGTGACGGCGGTGATGGCGGTGAGCGGCGTGCGCAGCTCATGGCTCATGTCGGCCAC
It encodes the following:
- a CDS encoding PspC domain-containing protein; its protein translation is MSRLARPTHGRMIGGVCAALARRFGTSATTMRVIFLVSCLLPGPQFLLYIALWIVLPSEDKVQGKTQTAW
- a CDS encoding VanZ family protein encodes the protein MQRQGSIGGSAAFRIRVTGGVLLVAHLAFVAWFTLRPLDVPWVMPANLRPFAGIRADLALGWPAAARRIGEGLALLAPLGVLLPMVSGRLVVSPLASLLRTVAAGALLSWGIELLQTGVPGQVVDVDSLFLNTVGVALAHLALVPAGRSWLRRRTAARVLRAPLPPEEPAQGRTPTIPRVGIAPWSDALPPSSP